One Bacillota bacterium DNA window includes the following coding sequences:
- a CDS encoding DMT family transporter, which produces MREESRDHPTLRRFWANPVHRQWVADGSLIVTTLIWGATFVVVKDIVARVDADALVAVRFLMATALMAAAVAPRLKRITLRLVRAGVLVGLALFVGYAFQTLGLEHTSASKAGFITGLSVVLVPVLSTVILRRPPERSAVVGVACATVGLALLTLRPGGGPLFEIGDLLVLVGAVAFGLHIVAVGKFAPMFDVPLLVMVQLATVAASAFAVVGLRSLALGQHVEMPVSARDLGGTVFLALFGTTAAFFVQNVAQRFTSPTHVAIVFATEPVFAGLFGWLLLGERLAPAQQTGAALILAGMLVSEVEFPRKHPSAAQATQDSDLRVEREDQNCASDR; this is translated from the coding sequence GTGCGGGAAGAATCTCGTGACCATCCCACTCTCAGGCGGTTTTGGGCCAACCCGGTCCATCGGCAGTGGGTCGCCGATGGATCTCTCATTGTGACGACGCTCATCTGGGGCGCCACTTTCGTGGTGGTGAAGGACATTGTCGCCAGGGTCGACGCGGACGCTCTGGTGGCTGTGAGGTTTCTCATGGCGACCGCGCTCATGGCGGCGGCGGTCGCACCCAGGCTCAAGCGTATCACACTGAGGCTCGTGAGAGCCGGCGTCCTCGTGGGCCTCGCGCTGTTCGTAGGATACGCTTTTCAAACGCTCGGCCTCGAGCATACGAGCGCTTCGAAGGCAGGGTTCATCACCGGGCTCTCCGTGGTGCTCGTGCCGGTCCTGTCCACGGTCATCCTGAGGAGGCCGCCCGAGCGCTCAGCGGTCGTAGGTGTGGCATGTGCCACGGTTGGCCTCGCGCTTCTCACTCTCCGGCCGGGCGGCGGCCCTCTCTTTGAGATCGGGGATCTCCTCGTTCTCGTGGGAGCCGTGGCGTTCGGCCTTCACATCGTGGCGGTGGGAAAGTTCGCCCCGATGTTCGACGTGCCGCTTCTGGTCATGGTGCAACTCGCGACGGTGGCAGCCTCCGCCTTCGCTGTCGTAGGCCTGCGGTCGCTCGCGCTCGGCCAGCACGTGGAGATGCCGGTGTCTGCGCGAGACCTGGGAGGCACCGTGTTTCTTGCGTTGTTCGGAACGACGGCGGCGTTCTTCGTCCAGAACGTCGCCCAGCGCTTCACCAGTCCGACACACGTGGCCATCGTGTTCGCGACGGAGCCCGTGTTCGCGGGGCTGTTCGGGTGGCTGCTCCTGGGGGAGCGGCTAGCGCCGGCCCAGCAGACAGGCGCCGCTCTCATCCTAGCGGGCATGCTCGTGTCCGAAGTGGAGTTCCCACGCAAGCACCCAAGCGCCGCGCAAGCCACGCAGGACTCAGACCTAAGGGTGGAGCGGGAGGATCAGAACTGCGCCTCCGACCGGTAG
- the gatB gene encoding Asp-tRNA(Asn)/Glu-tRNA(Gln) amidotransferase subunit GatB produces the protein MPEKTGADAPQFEPVIGLEVHVELSTKSKLFCGCSTAFNAPPNSQTCPVCLGLPGVLPVLNRTAVEFGIRTALALNCQVAGFSKFDRKNYFYPDLPKNYQISQYDLPLATCGHVEVCADGLRRRVRIKRVHVEEDAGKSVHESGTITGSRFSLEDYNRTGVPLLEIVSEPDITSPSEAYAYLSTLKSILRYLDVSDCKMEEGSLRCDANISVRPKGSCVLGTPVELKNLNSFRAVEKALAYEYRRQAEALARGERIERETRHWDESRQVTVVMRRKEEADDYRYFPDPDLVPLQIDEEWVEAVRGTLPELPGDRRERFAREYGIPEYDAAILTESKDLADYFEAAVEAYGKDAKTVSNWVMGELARLMNATDTEIRRVRVAPCALAAMLRMMDDGTISGKIAKTVFEEMFCTGKEPERIVTERGLVQIADEDELARIVDEVVAENRDAADGVRAGNDRAIGFLVGQVMKKTHGRANPQAVNRLLRERLLPG, from the coding sequence GTGCCTGAGAAGACTGGAGCTGACGCTCCCCAATTCGAGCCTGTGATCGGCCTTGAGGTCCACGTGGAGCTCTCCACCAAGTCCAAGCTGTTCTGCGGGTGCTCGACGGCGTTCAACGCTCCCCCAAACAGCCAAACATGCCCTGTATGCCTGGGGCTGCCGGGCGTGTTGCCCGTCCTCAACCGAACAGCCGTGGAGTTCGGCATTAGGACGGCGCTCGCGTTGAATTGCCAAGTGGCGGGCTTCTCGAAGTTCGACAGGAAGAACTACTTCTATCCGGACTTGCCGAAGAACTACCAGATATCCCAGTACGACCTGCCCCTTGCCACCTGTGGGCACGTAGAAGTCTGCGCGGACGGCCTGAGACGCAGAGTGCGAATCAAGCGCGTCCATGTCGAGGAGGACGCGGGCAAGTCCGTGCATGAGAGCGGAACGATAACCGGGTCCAGGTTCTCGCTGGAGGACTACAACCGTACGGGAGTGCCGCTCCTCGAGATCGTGAGCGAGCCGGACATCACTTCACCCTCCGAGGCGTACGCGTACCTCTCCACGCTGAAGAGCATCCTCCGCTACTTGGACGTATCCGACTGCAAGATGGAGGAAGGCTCTCTCCGGTGCGACGCCAACATCTCGGTGAGGCCGAAAGGGTCTTGCGTCCTTGGGACCCCCGTAGAGCTCAAGAACCTCAACTCCTTCAGAGCGGTTGAGAAGGCCCTGGCGTACGAGTACAGGCGACAGGCGGAAGCCCTAGCGCGCGGAGAGCGCATCGAGCGCGAGACCAGGCACTGGGACGAGTCCCGTCAGGTGACGGTGGTTATGAGGCGAAAGGAGGAGGCGGACGACTATAGGTACTTCCCGGACCCGGACCTCGTTCCTCTCCAGATCGACGAGGAGTGGGTGGAGGCGGTGAGAGGCACCCTTCCCGAGCTTCCTGGCGATCGGCGCGAGAGGTTCGCGAGGGAATACGGGATACCGGAGTACGACGCGGCCATCCTCACGGAGTCGAAGGACCTCGCGGACTATTTCGAGGCCGCCGTCGAGGCGTACGGCAAAGACGCGAAAACCGTGAGCAATTGGGTGATGGGGGAGCTCGCCAGGCTCATGAACGCGACCGATACCGAAATACGGCGGGTGCGTGTGGCGCCTTGCGCGCTTGCGGCCATGTTGAGGATGATGGATGACGGAACGATCAGCGGCAAGATAGCGAAGACTGTCTTCGAGGAGATGTTCTGCACAGGCAAGGAGCCGGAGCGGATCGTCACGGAGAGAGGGCTTGTGCAAATTGCCGACGAAGACGAGCTCGCGAGGATAGTCGACGAGGTAGTGGCCGAGAACCGGGACGCTGCCGACGGAGTGAGGGCAGGCAATGACCGGGCGATCGGCTTTCTGGTCGGCCAGGTGATGAAGAAGACGCACGGCCGGGCCAATCCCCAGGCCGTGAACAGGCTGCTCCGAGAGAGGCTCCTTCCGGGCTGA
- the gatA gene encoding Asp-tRNA(Asn)/Glu-tRNA(Gln) amidotransferase subunit GatA, with protein MRACELTAHELRDVVRRREASVEEVVRSSLDRIAEVDESVCAYVTVARERALAKARLADERLARGEPARPLEGIPIALKDNMCTKGIETTCSSKILRGFVPPYDATVVGLLESAGAVIIGKTNMDEFAMGSSTENSGFFPTRNPWDLGRVPGGSSGGSAAAVAADEAVAALGSDTGGSVRQPASFCGVVGLKPTYGLVSRYGLIAFASSLDQIGPLTKDVRDCALVLSVIAGHDPRDSTSVPREPCDYLKALVPDVRGLRIGVPREYFGDGMSPAVRAAVGAALKTFQDMGAILADVSLPHSEYALATYYIVAPAEASSNLARYDGVRYGYRSRESSDCVSMMVRTRSEGFGAEVKRRIMLGTYTLSAGYYEAYYLKALKVRTLITRDFDRAFEECDCLVSPTSPTVAFRFGERTEDPLAMYLSDVYTVTANLVGIPAVSIPCGFGEDGMPVGLQILGKHYGEGTVLRVAYAFEQAAGFHKPKPTFRESRGGCACADEAGARGGSHGEAGSGGSREGRPRRSSGREEDAQGA; from the coding sequence TTGAGGGCATGTGAACTCACTGCGCATGAGCTTAGAGACGTGGTCCGGCGGCGCGAGGCGAGCGTAGAGGAAGTGGTCAGATCCTCTCTTGACAGGATAGCCGAGGTCGATGAGTCCGTCTGCGCTTACGTGACGGTCGCGAGGGAGCGCGCGCTGGCGAAAGCGCGACTTGCGGACGAGAGGCTCGCACGGGGGGAGCCGGCAAGACCCCTCGAGGGAATCCCGATTGCCCTCAAGGACAACATGTGCACGAAGGGGATCGAAACCACGTGTTCCTCGAAGATCCTCAGAGGCTTCGTGCCGCCGTACGATGCGACGGTGGTAGGTCTCCTCGAGAGCGCCGGAGCCGTGATAATTGGAAAGACCAACATGGATGAGTTCGCCATGGGATCGTCCACTGAGAACTCTGGGTTCTTTCCGACCAGGAACCCCTGGGATCTAGGACGAGTGCCCGGCGGGTCGAGCGGCGGCAGTGCGGCCGCGGTCGCGGCGGATGAGGCCGTCGCTGCGCTGGGGTCGGATACAGGGGGTTCCGTGCGCCAGCCCGCGTCGTTTTGCGGCGTGGTTGGCCTCAAGCCCACTTACGGTTTGGTTTCGAGGTACGGTCTCATCGCGTTCGCCTCGTCACTCGACCAGATAGGGCCTTTGACGAAAGACGTGCGCGACTGCGCTCTCGTGCTGAGTGTCATAGCGGGCCACGATCCGAGGGACTCGACATCCGTTCCCCGTGAGCCTTGCGACTATCTGAAGGCTCTTGTGCCGGATGTCCGCGGGTTGAGGATAGGTGTCCCTAGGGAATACTTTGGGGACGGTATGTCGCCGGCGGTTAGGGCGGCCGTCGGAGCGGCGCTCAAGACCTTCCAGGACATGGGGGCGATCTTGGCGGACGTGTCTCTCCCGCACTCAGAGTACGCCCTCGCCACGTACTACATAGTGGCTCCTGCCGAGGCCAGCTCGAACCTTGCACGCTACGACGGCGTGAGATACGGCTACCGGTCCCGAGAGTCCTCCGATTGCGTGTCCATGATGGTCAGGACGAGGAGCGAGGGATTCGGAGCTGAGGTGAAGCGCAGGATCATGCTGGGCACCTACACGCTGAGCGCGGGGTACTATGAGGCATACTACCTCAAGGCGCTAAAGGTGAGGACCCTGATCACCCGCGACTTCGATCGCGCTTTCGAGGAGTGCGACTGCCTGGTTTCGCCCACCTCGCCGACGGTGGCGTTCAGGTTCGGGGAAAGGACCGAGGACCCGCTCGCCATGTATCTATCGGACGTGTACACCGTCACCGCGAACCTAGTGGGCATACCTGCGGTGTCGATCCCGTGTGGGTTCGGCGAGGACGGGATGCCTGTCGGTCTTCAGATCCTCGGGAAGCACTATGGAGAGGGCACTGTGCTGCGTGTGGCGTACGCCTTCGAGCAGGCCGCGGGGTTTCACAAGCCAAAGCCCACCTTTCGGGAGTCCCGAGGAGGGTGCGCATGTGCGGATGAAGCGGGCGCACGGGGCGGGTCTCATGGAGAGGCTGGCTCCGGAGGTTCCAGGGAAGGCCGTCCCCGGAGATCGTCCGGACGTGAGGAGGATGCCCAAGGTGCCTGA
- a CDS encoding cell wall metabolism sensor histidine kinase WalK — protein MLQEKRVGLAIIKGIVEAHGGHIWVESEPGQGATLTFAPPVAP, from the coding sequence ATGTTGCAAGAGAAGAGGGTCGGTCTTGCCATCATCAAAGGCATCGTGGAGGCACACGGGGGCCACATATGGGTGGAAAGCGAGCCCGGTCAAGGCGCGACCCTCACTTTCGCCCCTCCGGTAGCGCCTTGA
- the pcrA gene encoding DNA helicase PcrA, with translation MEAPCDILADLNPVQRQAACHTEGPLLILAGAGSGKTRVLTHRIAYLIGERAVFPDNILAVTFTNKAANEMRDRVARLVGPWSRSIWVSTFHAFCARVLRRDIDKLGISTGFTIFDEADQKSAMKRALKELGIDETRFQPESVLAAVSSAKNELIDPEEYEKRAHGFWEETVARAYRVYQRVLRESSGLDFDDLLVETVRLFKEHPTVLQWYQRQLKYILVDEYQDTNHAQYELVNLLSAEHRNICVCGDPDQSIYGWRGADIRNILEFEKDYPDATVIKLEQNYRSTQVILDIANKVISRNRSRKEKNLWTANGRGHEAVYYEAWDERDEASFVASEIEQALRRGRRSKDFAILYRTNAQSRVFEETLLGMGLPYKVVGGLRFYERKEIKDILAYLKLVLNPDDLVSLSRVVNVPRRGVGEATLAKYVTYAREAGVPLAFALDDAQGAVSGVTSKARTALSELASLIRGLAEVADTLPVFEIAKRIIDGSGYIEALRQERTVEADTRAENIKELLSVTREFDSRDSEHRGLAGFIEEITLATDVDLLSEEQEGVTLMTLHSAKGLEFPVVFLVGMEEGLFPHARTLDDEDELEEERRLCYVGITRAKEGLYFTRARQRLLYGEIVVNDPSRFLEDVPEHLCREVLTRPGVGWGLVRRTITLSTWNEKSDGCDPRRSRDLGHQSNEGVDAAAMGRPSPGEPVPAHSYNPGDRVKHREWGVGTVLTAEGEGRSAIITVEFESLGVKRLAVAYAPIEPER, from the coding sequence ATGGAAGCACCTTGCGATATTCTGGCGGATCTCAACCCCGTTCAGCGGCAAGCGGCCTGCCACACCGAAGGGCCGCTGCTCATATTGGCGGGCGCGGGGTCAGGCAAGACCCGCGTGCTCACGCACCGCATCGCTTACCTCATCGGTGAGCGGGCGGTCTTCCCCGACAACATCCTCGCAGTGACGTTCACCAACAAGGCCGCCAACGAGATGCGCGACCGGGTCGCGCGCCTCGTAGGGCCGTGGAGCCGCAGCATCTGGGTGAGCACTTTCCATGCATTTTGTGCAAGAGTGCTCAGACGCGACATCGATAAGCTGGGCATTTCGACGGGGTTCACCATCTTCGACGAGGCCGATCAGAAGTCGGCCATGAAGCGAGCGTTGAAGGAGCTCGGCATCGACGAGACCAGATTTCAGCCGGAGAGCGTGCTCGCTGCGGTGAGCAGCGCCAAGAACGAGCTTATTGACCCAGAGGAATACGAGAAACGGGCGCACGGGTTCTGGGAGGAGACGGTGGCGCGCGCCTACCGTGTGTACCAGCGTGTCTTGCGGGAGAGTTCAGGTCTCGACTTCGACGATCTGCTTGTCGAGACGGTTAGATTGTTCAAGGAGCATCCAACCGTTCTCCAGTGGTACCAGAGGCAGCTCAAGTACATCCTCGTTGACGAGTACCAAGATACGAACCATGCCCAGTACGAACTGGTGAACTTGCTATCTGCCGAACACCGCAACATATGCGTGTGCGGCGATCCCGACCAGTCGATTTACGGATGGCGAGGGGCCGACATCCGTAACATACTCGAGTTCGAGAAGGATTACCCAGACGCAACCGTCATCAAGCTCGAGCAGAACTACCGGTCGACTCAGGTGATACTGGACATAGCAAACAAGGTGATCTCGAGGAACCGGTCCCGCAAAGAGAAGAACCTCTGGACCGCCAACGGCCGCGGACATGAGGCCGTCTACTACGAGGCCTGGGACGAGCGAGACGAAGCCTCTTTCGTGGCTTCCGAGATAGAACAAGCTCTGCGGAGGGGGCGGCGCTCGAAGGATTTCGCGATCCTGTATCGCACCAACGCGCAGTCCAGGGTGTTTGAGGAGACACTTTTGGGGATGGGCCTGCCTTACAAGGTGGTAGGAGGGCTCAGGTTCTACGAAAGGAAGGAGATCAAGGACATCCTCGCCTACCTCAAGCTAGTCCTGAACCCCGACGACCTCGTGAGCTTGTCAAGGGTGGTGAACGTGCCCAGAAGGGGAGTGGGTGAAGCAACCCTCGCGAAGTACGTAACATATGCCAGAGAGGCGGGAGTGCCGCTCGCCTTCGCGCTGGACGACGCGCAAGGGGCGGTCTCGGGTGTCACGTCGAAGGCGCGGACAGCCCTTTCGGAACTCGCGTCCCTCATCCGGGGCCTGGCTGAGGTCGCGGATACCCTACCGGTCTTTGAGATCGCTAAGAGGATCATCGACGGGTCTGGGTATATCGAGGCTCTCCGGCAAGAGCGCACGGTCGAAGCCGACACGAGAGCTGAGAACATCAAGGAGCTCCTCTCGGTGACGCGCGAGTTCGACTCGAGGGACAGCGAGCACAGGGGGCTTGCAGGGTTCATTGAAGAGATCACGCTCGCGACAGACGTCGATCTGCTGAGCGAGGAGCAAGAGGGCGTCACTCTAATGACGCTCCACTCGGCAAAGGGTTTGGAGTTCCCCGTGGTGTTCCTCGTAGGCATGGAGGAAGGGTTGTTTCCTCACGCCCGAACCCTTGACGACGAGGACGAACTGGAGGAAGAGCGTCGACTCTGCTACGTGGGGATAACGCGGGCAAAGGAGGGTCTGTACTTCACCAGGGCAAGACAACGCCTGCTTTACGGGGAGATCGTGGTGAACGACCCATCCCGCTTCCTCGAAGACGTTCCCGAACACCTGTGCCGCGAGGTGCTAACGAGGCCGGGCGTGGGCTGGGGACTGGTGAGGAGGACTATCACTCTATCTACCTGGAACGAGAAGAGCGACGGTTGCGATCCGCGGCGCTCGAGGGACCTTGGCCACCAGTCAAACGAGGGCGTTGACGCAGCTGCGATGGGACGACCCTCGCCGGGCGAACCTGTGCCCGCGCACTCATATAACCCTGGAGACAGGGTGAAGCACCGGGAGTGGGGGGTTGGCACCGTCTTGACTGCGGAAGGCGAAGGCAGGTCCGCCATAATCACCGTAGAATTCGAGTCACTCGGGGTCAAGAGGCTGGCGGTGGCCTACGCGCCCATTGAGCCTGAGCGATGA
- the gatC gene encoding Asp-tRNA(Asn)/Glu-tRNA(Gln) amidotransferase subunit GatC: protein MKITMATVDHVAMLARLDFDPSEKADMARQLSRIVEYVEKLNELDTEDVSPTAHAVPLRNVLRDDEVSPPLDREDALLNAPDREGGFFRVPRVLEAD, encoded by the coding sequence TTGAAGATCACTATGGCTACTGTGGACCACGTGGCGATGCTGGCGAGGCTCGATTTCGACCCGAGCGAGAAGGCCGACATGGCGAGGCAGCTGTCACGGATAGTCGAGTACGTCGAGAAGTTGAATGAGCTTGACACGGAGGACGTAAGCCCGACGGCCCATGCGGTTCCTCTTCGCAACGTGCTGAGAGACGATGAGGTCAGCCCGCCTCTCGACCGGGAGGATGCGCTATTGAACGCGCCTGACCGCGAAGGCGGCTTCTTCAGGGTGCCGAGGGTGCTGGAAGCAGATTGA
- a CDS encoding DUF3108 domain-containing protein — protein MNGRSERRTKPAMAVGLGLTVAVALLAAVSVGCKAGQGLELVPPWEIGEVSRLEVRRGGNLVVQWELRVEAEDSQVVLVSEQKTEGYRERCSVSADPRSLVPTRTRFELDTAQGRVTYTAVYADKDVVISAEAPSGPQEVKVKLPARPYYDNEEFIMVLRALPLAAGFKATLNDVVTRTASKAAVTVQVVRKENVTVPAGTYEAWVVELKGTSQFAWISTSAPHELVRYENKQAGTVSELVEYKRH, from the coding sequence ATGAACGGAAGGTCTGAGCGACGGACGAAGCCGGCGATGGCTGTGGGTCTTGGACTGACAGTGGCTGTTGCGCTTCTGGCTGCCGTCTCCGTCGGATGCAAAGCGGGGCAGGGTCTCGAGCTCGTTCCCCCATGGGAGATCGGAGAGGTCAGCCGGCTGGAGGTTCGCAGAGGGGGGAATCTCGTGGTCCAATGGGAGCTTCGCGTGGAAGCCGAGGACTCCCAGGTCGTGCTCGTGTCGGAGCAGAAAACCGAGGGGTATCGCGAGCGCTGCTCGGTCTCGGCCGATCCAAGGTCGCTAGTTCCGACCAGGACGCGGTTCGAGCTGGACACGGCTCAGGGGAGGGTCACTTACACAGCCGTGTACGCGGACAAGGACGTGGTCATAAGCGCCGAGGCGCCCAGTGGTCCGCAGGAAGTGAAGGTGAAGCTGCCCGCGCGACCTTACTACGATAACGAGGAGTTCATCATGGTGCTGCGCGCTCTGCCGCTCGCAGCGGGCTTCAAGGCCACTCTCAACGATGTCGTAACCCGGACAGCATCGAAGGCCGCCGTCACTGTGCAGGTGGTCAGAAAGGAGAACGTGACGGTGCCCGCAGGCACGTACGAGGCGTGGGTCGTCGAGCTCAAGGGCACGTCCCAGTTCGCGTGGATCTCAACGTCAGCCCCGCACGAGCTGGTCAGGTACGAAAACAAGCAAGCGGGGACCGTGAGCGAGCTCGTGGAGTACAAGCGGCACTGA
- the ligA gene encoding NAD-dependent DNA ligase LigA translates to MNEAGGLLDIEGRLRKLRDEIEFHNYRYYVLDDPVISDAEYDRLMRELAELEAAYPDLVTPDSPTQRVGAAPAAAFSPVVHRAPMMSLGNVYSFEEIRAFDARVRKALGGERVEYVAELKIDGLAVSLTYEDGRFVRGATRGDGTTGEDVTHNLKTIRSIPMRLRLDRPLSIDVRGEVYMVRREFHKLNEERRAAGEQLFANPRNAAAGSLRQLDPKVTSARPLDIFVYGIGHLSGAGEDAPRTHLDALSLLREAGFRTNPNTKLCLSVDEVVEYCAFWGEQRDALDYEIDGVVIKVNSLAQQASLGATARSPRWAVAYKFPARQATTVVRDIIVQVGRTGALTPVALLEPVELAGSTVSRATLHNEDIIAAKDIRIGDVVVVEKGGDVIPEVVKVVTQRRTGGERAFRMPTKCPECGADVIRLDGEAASRCVGGMGCPAQVRESILHFASRDAMDIEGMGPSLVAQLLESGLVKTVADIYHLRLEDVARLERMGRKSAENLMGAIERSKSRPLHRLVFALGIRHVGERSARDLAERFGTMNRLAAATYEELTGVPDIGPKVAESVLSFFREARNRETLRRLAEAGVNMKEETERSVSQRASAFTGKTVVLTGTLERFTRKEAEEAILARGGRVSSSVSRKTDYVVVGKDPGSKYDKARELGVTVLDERGFEALLGEG, encoded by the coding sequence GTGAACGAGGCGGGTGGGTTGCTGGACATAGAGGGCAGGCTTCGCAAGCTGCGCGATGAAATAGAGTTCCACAACTACCGGTATTACGTCCTGGACGATCCGGTCATCTCAGACGCTGAATACGACCGCCTCATGCGTGAGCTGGCCGAGCTCGAAGCGGCGTATCCTGATTTGGTCACGCCCGACTCGCCCACTCAGCGAGTGGGCGCAGCGCCGGCCGCGGCTTTCTCGCCGGTCGTTCACAGAGCTCCCATGATGAGCTTGGGCAACGTATACTCTTTCGAGGAAATCCGGGCGTTCGATGCCAGGGTAAGGAAGGCTCTCGGGGGAGAGCGTGTCGAGTACGTGGCGGAGCTCAAGATCGACGGCCTTGCGGTGTCCCTCACCTACGAGGATGGCAGGTTCGTTCGCGGAGCCACGCGCGGTGACGGCACCACCGGCGAGGACGTTACGCACAACCTCAAGACGATCAGGTCGATCCCGATGCGGCTTCGCCTCGATCGTCCGCTCAGCATTGACGTGCGCGGGGAGGTATACATGGTCCGCCGCGAGTTTCACAAGCTGAACGAGGAGCGGCGGGCTGCCGGTGAGCAGCTCTTCGCAAACCCACGCAACGCCGCCGCGGGATCGTTGCGTCAGCTCGACCCCAAGGTGACGTCCGCCCGGCCGCTGGACATTTTCGTGTACGGCATCGGGCACTTGAGCGGCGCGGGGGAGGACGCGCCTCGCACGCATCTCGATGCCTTGAGCCTCCTCAGGGAAGCGGGGTTCCGCACGAACCCCAACACCAAGCTGTGTCTCAGCGTCGATGAAGTCGTGGAGTATTGCGCATTTTGGGGCGAGCAGCGGGATGCTCTCGACTACGAGATCGATGGAGTCGTAATCAAGGTGAACTCCCTGGCTCAGCAGGCCAGCTTGGGGGCGACCGCACGAAGCCCGCGCTGGGCGGTGGCGTACAAGTTCCCCGCCCGCCAGGCCACCACGGTCGTGCGCGACATAATCGTGCAAGTCGGCCGGACGGGAGCCTTGACGCCCGTCGCCTTGTTGGAGCCCGTGGAGCTTGCGGGGTCAACCGTGAGCCGCGCCACTCTGCACAACGAGGACATCATTGCGGCCAAGGACATCCGTATTGGTGACGTGGTCGTCGTGGAAAAGGGCGGCGACGTGATCCCCGAGGTCGTCAAGGTGGTTACCCAGCGCCGGACCGGAGGGGAGCGAGCGTTCCGCATGCCCACCAAGTGTCCTGAATGCGGCGCGGACGTGATAAGACTGGACGGCGAAGCCGCGTCGCGGTGTGTCGGCGGAATGGGCTGCCCGGCTCAGGTACGTGAGAGCATCCTGCATTTCGCCTCGAGAGACGCCATGGACATTGAGGGGATGGGGCCTTCACTGGTCGCTCAGCTCCTAGAGTCCGGCCTCGTCAAGACGGTGGCTGATATCTACCATCTCAGACTGGAAGACGTCGCGCGCCTCGAGAGAATGGGGAGGAAATCCGCGGAGAACCTGATGGGAGCCATAGAGAGGTCCAAGAGCCGCCCGCTGCACCGCCTCGTGTTCGCCCTGGGGATCCGTCACGTGGGAGAGCGGTCTGCGCGTGACCTCGCCGAGCGCTTCGGAACGATGAACAGACTTGCTGCCGCCACGTACGAGGAATTGACGGGAGTGCCTGACATAGGGCCGAAGGTCGCAGAAAGCGTGCTGTCCTTCTTCAGGGAAGCCCGGAACAGAGAAACTCTGCGAAGACTCGCCGAAGCAGGCGTAAACATGAAGGAAGAAACGGAGAGGTCTGTGTCGCAGCGCGCAAGCGCGTTCACGGGGAAAACGGTGGTTCTCACGGGCACGCTCGAGCGCTTCACGCGCAAGGAGGCGGAGGAAGCGATATTGGCTCGAGGCGGCCGCGTGTCGAGCAGTGTGAGCAGAAAGACGGATTACGTTGTGGTCGGCAAGGACCCTGGCTCCAAGTACGACAAGGCCCGCGAGCTCGGCGTGACCGTCCTGGACGAGCGCGGGTTCGAAGCGCTTCTCGGAGAGGGATGA